A window from Pseudomonas sp. Tri1 encodes these proteins:
- a CDS encoding DUF4105 domain-containing protein, translating to MRRLAAWLAAGLVLLMGGTAQAGLQLHLNGDGLSPAQQQASQALLDEAMQALPPRFIERLDRRIDVGWTDQMPANAYGQASLVSQLDLNSNLLDSLTDGSAATQKTHRPHGTVRREMLATVLHELTHIYDRSRLWPDAERALIQRCTRRNSSAGLIGLPDECRGQNDRRFTLSDDPRLLDLAGWPQYVGRRGEREQHNRQVARSPDLYETSSPKEFVAVNMEYFLLDPSYACRRPALYRYYQEHFGWAPAAKDTCAKSFAFLNAGNDFAKTPLGKVDPERVYAIDYLLAEANQNWVSRWGHSMLRLVICAPGRPRGPDCRLDLDQHLVLSYRAFVGDVQLSSWDGLVGKYPSRLFVLPLAQVIDEYTKTELRSLASVPLNLSRTEIEETVEHAAEMHWSYDGNYYFLSNNCAVESLKLLRSGSNNQQLKGLDSIMPNGLLEVLKGRGMADTSVLDDPKEALRLGYRFDSFRERYQAMFNVLKKYLPIKQQTVEDWLALDAAERRVWFEQADLRTSAALLLLEQASYRRQLLLAQDEVKQRYLGARELQNGGMERANATLQQILANSGFLSRPAELLGSSGYGLPQPSEWQRLESESSSRQKQLQTLTGDLDKEVRALLEPSRAAEIAASEANVKEIGEHLRKLHKASGGLELP from the coding sequence GTGAGGCGGCTCGCCGCCTGGCTGGCGGCCGGGTTGGTGCTGCTCATGGGCGGCACCGCCCAGGCCGGCCTGCAACTGCACCTCAACGGCGACGGCTTGAGCCCGGCGCAGCAGCAGGCCAGCCAGGCACTGCTCGATGAAGCCATGCAGGCCCTGCCGCCACGCTTCATCGAGCGACTGGACCGGCGCATCGATGTCGGCTGGACTGACCAGATGCCTGCCAACGCCTACGGCCAGGCTTCATTGGTGTCGCAGCTGGACCTCAATAGCAACCTGCTCGACAGCCTCACCGATGGCAGCGCCGCCACGCAAAAGACCCACCGCCCCCATGGCACTGTGCGACGGGAAATGCTCGCCACGGTCCTGCATGAACTGACCCACATCTATGACCGTTCGCGCCTATGGCCAGACGCCGAGCGCGCGCTGATCCAGCGTTGCACCCGGCGCAACAGCAGCGCTGGGCTCATCGGTCTGCCGGATGAGTGCCGAGGCCAGAACGACCGCCGGTTCACCCTTAGCGATGACCCACGTTTGCTGGACCTCGCCGGTTGGCCGCAATACGTCGGCCGTCGCGGAGAGCGGGAACAGCATAACCGCCAGGTCGCCCGCAGCCCGGATCTCTACGAGACGAGCAGCCCCAAGGAGTTCGTCGCGGTCAACATGGAGTACTTTCTCCTCGACCCGAGCTACGCCTGCCGACGCCCCGCCCTGTATCGCTATTACCAGGAACACTTCGGCTGGGCACCTGCCGCCAAGGACACGTGTGCCAAGTCGTTCGCCTTCCTCAACGCCGGTAACGATTTCGCCAAGACGCCACTGGGCAAGGTTGACCCAGAACGGGTGTATGCCATCGATTACCTGCTAGCCGAAGCCAATCAGAACTGGGTCAGCCGCTGGGGCCACAGCATGCTCCGGCTGGTGATCTGCGCACCAGGTCGCCCGCGAGGACCAGACTGTCGGCTGGATCTGGATCAACACCTGGTGCTGTCGTATCGCGCCTTCGTGGGCGATGTGCAGTTGTCGAGCTGGGACGGACTGGTGGGCAAATACCCGTCACGCCTGTTCGTACTGCCGCTGGCCCAAGTGATCGACGAATACACCAAGACCGAGCTGCGCAGCCTGGCGTCGGTGCCACTGAATTTGTCGCGTACCGAGATCGAGGAAACCGTCGAGCACGCCGCCGAAATGCACTGGAGCTACGACGGCAACTATTACTTCCTATCCAACAACTGCGCGGTGGAAAGCTTGAAACTGCTGCGCAGCGGCAGCAATAACCAGCAACTCAAGGGCCTGGACAGCATCATGCCCAACGGCTTGCTGGAGGTACTCAAGGGTCGGGGCATGGCCGACACCAGCGTTCTGGATGATCCCAAGGAAGCCTTGCGGCTGGGCTACCGCTTCGACTCCTTCCGCGAGCGGTATCAGGCCATGTTCAATGTGCTGAAGAAGTACCTGCCCATCAAGCAACAAACAGTAGAAGACTGGCTGGCCCTGGACGCTGCCGAACGCCGCGTCTGGTTCGAACAAGCCGACCTGCGCACCAGCGCGGCATTGTTGCTGTTGGAACAAGCCAGCTATCGCCGGCAACTGCTGCTGGCTCAGGACGAGGTCAAACAGCGCTACCTCGGTGCCCGTGAATTGCAGAACGGCGGCATGGAAAGAGCCAACGCAACGCTGCAGCAGATCCTCGCCAACAGTGGTTTCCTCAGCCGCCCCGCCGAGTTGCTGGGCAGCAGCGGCTACGGGTTGCCACAACCTAGCGAGTGGCAACGACTGGAATCGGAAAGCAGCTCACGTCAGAAACAGCTGCAAACGCTGACTGGCGATCTGGATAAGGAAGTCCGGGCTTTGCTTGAGCCGAGCCGCGCCGCTGAGATTGCCGCCAGTGAGGCCAATGTCAAAGAGATCGGCGAGCATTTGCGCAAGCTGCACAAGGCCAGTGGAGGATTGGAGTTGCCTTGA
- a CDS encoding DUF1127 domain-containing protein: MERTLSSELFFEDKAEKNQASLPLRVIANLMLWQRRIASRHQLARLDSRLLADAGISEAQRYEELSKPFWR, from the coding sequence ATGGAACGTACACTCAGTTCCGAGCTGTTTTTCGAAGACAAAGCTGAAAAAAACCAGGCTTCCCTGCCTCTTCGCGTTATTGCTAACCTGATGTTGTGGCAGCGCCGCATTGCCAGCCGCCATCAACTGGCTCGTCTGGATTCGCGTCTGCTGGCTGACGCCGGTATCAGCGAAGCACAACGCTACGAAGAGCTGAGCAAGCCGTTCTGGCGCTAA
- a CDS encoding LysR family transcriptional regulator, which translates to MSHDLPPLNALRAFEATARLNSVSQAAEQLHVTHGAVSRQLKVLEEHLGVSLFIKEGRGLKLTDAGMRLRDASADAFERLRSVCAELTQSTADAPFVLGCSGSLLARWFIPRLGRLNADLPDLRLHLSAGEGDLDPRRPGLDALLLFAEPPWPADMQVYELVSERIGPVMSPRYAGFERLQSAPASAILGEVLLHTASRPQAWPTWARQNALDPQALKFGQGFEHLYYLLEAAVAGLGVAIAPEPLVAEDLRAGRLVAPWGFDETPARLALWLPKRAADGRARQLAQWLKHELSRSAQSPRLHNK; encoded by the coding sequence ATGAGTCACGACCTTCCCCCGCTCAACGCCTTGCGCGCCTTCGAGGCCACCGCCCGCCTGAACAGCGTAAGTCAGGCGGCTGAACAGCTACACGTTACCCATGGTGCCGTCAGTCGACAATTGAAGGTGCTGGAAGAGCATCTGGGCGTTAGCCTGTTCATCAAGGAAGGTCGCGGCCTGAAACTCACAGATGCGGGCATGCGTTTGCGCGACGCCAGCGCCGACGCATTCGAACGCTTACGCTCCGTTTGCGCAGAACTGACGCAAAGCACGGCGGATGCTCCGTTCGTCCTGGGCTGCTCGGGCAGCCTGCTGGCGCGATGGTTCATTCCCCGCCTGGGCAGGCTCAATGCCGACCTGCCGGATTTGCGCTTGCACCTGTCTGCCGGCGAAGGCGACCTGGACCCTAGGCGACCTGGCCTGGATGCCTTGCTGCTGTTCGCCGAACCGCCCTGGCCGGCAGACATGCAAGTGTATGAACTGGTCAGCGAGCGGATCGGCCCGGTGATGAGCCCGCGCTACGCTGGGTTCGAGCGTCTGCAAAGCGCACCGGCCAGCGCAATCTTGGGCGAGGTGTTGCTACATACCGCGTCTCGCCCCCAGGCCTGGCCGACCTGGGCACGACAAAACGCCCTTGATCCCCAGGCACTGAAGTTCGGGCAGGGGTTCGAGCATTTGTATTATTTGCTGGAGGCGGCGGTTGCCGGGCTGGGCGTGGCCATCGCCCCCGAGCCGCTGGTGGCAGAAGATCTGCGGGCCGGTCGCCTGGTCGCGCCATGGGGTTTCGACGAAACCCCGGCGCGACTGGCGTTGTGGCTACCCAAGCGCGCCGCAGACGGTCGCGCCCGGCAATTGGCGCAATGGCTCAAGCATGAGCTGAGCCGATCAGCTCAGTCGCCGCGTTTGCACAACAAATAA
- a CDS encoding LLM class flavin-dependent oxidoreductase, whose translation MKQLSEVKFSTLDLVPVRADGNAAQSLRNSLDLAQHVEKYGYTRFWVAEHHNMDGIASSATAVLLGYLAGGTSTIRVGSGGVMLPNHAPLIIAEQFGTLESLYPGRIDLGLGRAPGSDQMTARALRRERSGSADDFPEDVAELMRYLGPRTPDQRIIAMPGTGTNVPVWLLGSSLFSAQLAGERGLPYAFASHFAPRYMHEAIRIYRNHFKPSAVLDKPYVMLGVPLVAADTDEQADYLATSVYQRILALMRGQSLVQRPPVESMNGLWLPHEKEAVGDFLGLAMVGGPQKIRAKLEVLIEQTQADELIFTSDLYEHADRLHSYEFLAQVMKG comes from the coding sequence ATGAAACAGCTGTCCGAAGTGAAATTCTCAACCCTCGATCTGGTGCCTGTGCGCGCCGACGGCAACGCCGCCCAGTCCTTGCGTAATTCTCTGGACCTGGCACAGCACGTGGAAAAGTACGGCTACACCCGCTTCTGGGTGGCCGAGCACCACAACATGGATGGCATCGCCAGCTCCGCGACCGCCGTGCTGCTGGGCTATCTGGCGGGAGGCACTTCGACGATTCGCGTCGGCTCCGGCGGGGTGATGCTGCCCAACCATGCGCCGTTGATCATCGCCGAACAGTTCGGCACTCTGGAAAGCCTTTACCCCGGCCGAATCGACCTGGGGCTGGGCCGTGCACCCGGCTCCGACCAGATGACGGCCCGGGCGTTGCGTCGCGAACGCTCCGGCAGTGCTGACGATTTCCCCGAGGACGTGGCTGAGCTGATGCGCTATCTCGGTCCGCGCACCCCGGATCAACGCATCATCGCCATGCCTGGCACCGGCACCAACGTGCCGGTATGGCTACTGGGTTCTAGCCTGTTCAGTGCGCAATTGGCCGGTGAACGTGGCTTGCCCTACGCCTTCGCCTCGCATTTCGCACCGCGCTATATGCACGAGGCGATCCGCATTTACCGCAACCACTTCAAGCCGTCGGCGGTGCTCGACAAGCCTTATGTGATGCTCGGCGTGCCGCTGGTAGCGGCGGACACCGATGAACAGGCCGATTACCTGGCGACGTCGGTGTATCAGCGGATCCTGGCACTGATGCGCGGCCAGAGCCTGGTGCAACGTCCGCCGGTCGAATCCATGAACGGTCTCTGGCTGCCCCATGAGAAAGAAGCGGTTGGCGATTTCCTTGGCTTGGCCATGGTCGGTGGTCCGCAGAAGATCCGCGCCAAGCTGGAGGTGCTGATCGAGCAAACCCAGGCGGACGAGCTCATTTTCACCAGCGACCTGTATGAGCATGCCGATCGCTTGCACTCTTATGAGTTTTTGGCGCAGGTCATGAAAGGCTGA
- a CDS encoding dodecin has translation MSDHHTYKKVELVGSSPTSIEDAINNALAEASKSLKHLEWFEVTETRGHIENGRAAHFQVTLKVGFRIVNS, from the coding sequence ATGAGTGATCATCACACGTACAAAAAAGTAGAGCTGGTCGGCTCGTCTCCCACCAGCATCGAAGACGCCATCAACAACGCCCTGGCCGAAGCCAGCAAAAGCCTCAAGCACCTGGAATGGTTCGAAGTCACGGAAACCCGCGGACACATCGAAAACGGCCGGGCCGCGCACTTCCAGGTCACCCTCAAGGTCGGGTTCCGGATTGTGAATAGCTGA
- a CDS encoding DUF2388 domain-containing protein, translating to MRFYSDLFIAFFFSAVCWSIPAHAFDVSTQQVVVSGYASSMVTSAPFDHKLIVAAHDDAAAFIASDGQLRGAQLESALDYLRRTQPKLHVNDLELAQAILVQ from the coding sequence ATGCGTTTTTACTCAGATCTGTTCATCGCATTTTTCTTTAGCGCTGTTTGCTGGTCCATTCCGGCCCACGCCTTCGATGTGTCCACTCAACAAGTGGTGGTTAGCGGCTATGCCTCAAGCATGGTGACCTCCGCGCCCTTCGACCATAAACTGATCGTCGCCGCTCACGATGACGCTGCGGCATTCATCGCCAGTGACGGACAATTACGGGGGGCACAACTGGAGTCGGCCCTGGACTACCTGCGCCGGACCCAGCCAAAACTTCACGTCAACGACCTTGAACTGGCACAAGCAATTCTCGTCCAATAG
- a CDS encoding DUF2388 domain-containing protein, with amino-acid sequence MIRLRLLSAVALLAVAAHSNASSFIVTTDSIVGALKATSDATSDATSSLRDNKIVQAARDDAASFVASEGTIRGVKLESALEYIRQQAPQLNATDAQLAQAILVI; translated from the coding sequence ATGATCCGTCTTCGTTTGCTCAGCGCTGTCGCCCTACTGGCCGTAGCCGCCCATTCCAATGCCAGCAGCTTTATCGTCACCACCGACTCCATCGTGGGTGCGCTCAAGGCAACGTCCGACGCCACCTCGGACGCAACCTCGTCGTTGCGCGATAACAAAATCGTTCAGGCCGCCCGTGATGACGCTGCGAGCTTCGTCGCCAGCGAAGGCACCATCCGTGGTGTGAAGCTGGAAAGCGCCCTGGAGTACATCCGCCAACAAGCGCCGCAGCTCAACGCCACCGATGCGCAGCTGGCCCAAGCCATCCTGGTGATCTGA
- a CDS encoding DUF883 family protein has product MASNSLRKASLQSMEAEIESLLKSLESLKDDASDESRKTLKSLKANAENALKHSRHLLSDAYEEVKVKTRETGIATRDYAQEHPWTTAGVAVGALGLLAAYLLCKRGD; this is encoded by the coding sequence ATGGCCAGCAATTCGTTACGTAAAGCCTCGTTGCAAAGCATGGAAGCGGAGATCGAGAGTCTGCTCAAGTCGTTGGAAAGCCTGAAGGACGATGCGTCGGACGAGTCGCGTAAGACCCTCAAGTCGCTCAAGGCAAATGCTGAAAACGCGCTGAAACATTCTCGTCATCTGCTGAGCGATGCCTATGAAGAGGTCAAGGTGAAAACCCGTGAAACCGGGATCGCCACGCGCGACTACGCTCAGGAACACCCTTGGACCACGGCCGGTGTCGCGGTCGGGGCGCTGGGTCTGTTGGCCGCTTATTTGTTGTGCAAACGCGGCGACTGA
- a CDS encoding acetyl-CoA hydrolase/transferase family protein has translation MYRDRIRLPSLLNKVMSAAEAALLIQDGMTVGMSGFTRAGEAKAVPHALAERAKITPLKISLMTGASLGNDLDKELTEAGVLARRMPFQVDSTLRKAINAGEVMFIDQHLSETVEQMRNAQLKLPDIAVIEAVAITEQGHIVPTTSVGNSASFAIFARQVIVEINMAHNPNLEGLHDIYIPTYRPTRTPIPLVKVDDRIGSSAIPIPPEKIAAIVITNQADSPSTVLPPDSDTQAIADHLIDFFKQEVAAGRMTNKLGPLQAGIGNIANAVMCGLIESPFEDLTMYSEVLQDSTFDLIDAGKLSFASGSSITLSARRNADVFGNLERYKDKLVLRPQEISNHPEVVRRLGIIAINTALEFDLYGNVNSTHVCGTRMMNGIGGSGDFARNAHLAIFVTKSIAKGGAISSVVPMVSHVDHTEHDVDILVTEIGLADLRGLAPRERARVVIDNCVHPSYRQALSEYFEAACALGGHTPHILRDALSWHLNLEETGRMLAV, from the coding sequence ATGTACCGTGATCGCATCCGCTTGCCCTCTTTGTTGAATAAAGTGATGAGTGCTGCCGAAGCAGCCTTGTTGATTCAGGACGGCATGACCGTCGGCATGAGTGGTTTTACCCGCGCCGGTGAAGCAAAAGCGGTACCCCACGCCTTGGCCGAGCGTGCCAAGATCACCCCGCTGAAAATCAGCCTGATGACCGGCGCGAGCCTGGGTAACGACCTGGACAAAGAGCTCACCGAAGCCGGTGTGCTGGCGCGACGCATGCCCTTCCAGGTCGACAGCACGCTGCGCAAGGCGATCAATGCAGGCGAGGTGATGTTCATTGACCAGCACCTCTCGGAAACCGTCGAACAAATGCGCAACGCCCAGCTCAAGCTGCCGGACATTGCAGTAATCGAAGCGGTGGCCATCACCGAACAGGGTCATATCGTGCCGACCACTTCTGTGGGTAATTCGGCCAGCTTTGCTATCTTCGCCAGGCAGGTGATCGTAGAAATCAACATGGCGCATAACCCTAACCTGGAAGGGTTGCACGACATCTATATCCCGACCTATCGCCCGACTCGTACGCCGATTCCCCTGGTAAAGGTCGATGACCGTATTGGCAGTTCCGCGATCCCGATCCCACCGGAAAAAATTGCCGCTATCGTCATCACCAACCAAGCCGATTCGCCTTCGACAGTTTTGCCACCGGATAGCGATACCCAGGCTATTGCTGATCATTTAATCGATTTCTTCAAGCAGGAAGTCGCGGCCGGGCGCATGACCAACAAACTCGGACCGTTGCAGGCCGGTATCGGCAATATCGCCAACGCCGTGATGTGCGGGCTGATCGAATCTCCGTTCGAAGACCTGACCATGTACTCCGAGGTACTGCAGGATTCCACGTTCGATCTGATCGACGCTGGCAAACTGAGCTTTGCCTCGGGCAGTTCCATCACGTTATCAGCTCGACGCAATGCCGATGTCTTCGGCAATCTGGAACGGTATAAGGATAAATTGGTCCTGCGTCCGCAGGAGATTTCCAACCATCCGGAGGTGGTACGCCGCCTGGGCATCATTGCCATCAATACAGCGTTGGAGTTCGACCTGTACGGCAACGTCAACTCCACCCATGTCTGCGGCACGCGGATGATGAACGGCATCGGCGGCTCGGGGGATTTCGCCCGTAATGCGCACCTGGCGATTTTTGTCACCAAGTCGATCGCCAAGGGCGGCGCAATTTCCAGTGTGGTGCCGATGGTCAGCCATGTGGACCATACCGAGCACGATGTCGACATCCTGGTGACCGAAATCGGTTTGGCCGACCTGCGAGGCCTAGCGCCACGGGAGCGGGCCCGAGTGGTCATCGATAACTGCGTGCATCCGTCTTACCGCCAGGCCTTGAGTGAGTATTTTGAAGCAGCGTGTGCCCTGGGCGGGCATACCCCGCACATCTTGCGCGATGCACTGAGTTGGCACCTTAACCTGGAGGAAACCGGGCGCATGTTGGCCGTCTGA
- a CDS encoding DUF2388 domain-containing protein produces the protein MRSPLIAATLGLLLLADVAQAHTLVATSNIIVRASQRTIDFTSDTTTSIRDSKIVREAHDDAASFVASNGEIRGAHLEAAFDTLRTRVPEARDASDQVLAEAILAL, from the coding sequence ATGCGTAGCCCGCTGATTGCTGCCACCTTAGGCCTGCTGTTGTTGGCCGATGTGGCCCAGGCACATACCCTGGTAGCCACCAGTAACATCATCGTTCGCGCTTCCCAGCGCACAATCGATTTCACGTCCGACACCACCACGTCCATCCGTGACTCGAAAATCGTCCGTGAAGCCCATGACGATGCGGCCAGTTTTGTCGCCAGCAACGGTGAGATTCGTGGCGCTCATCTTGAGGCCGCCTTCGACACCTTGCGCACCCGCGTGCCCGAAGCGCGCGATGCCAGTGACCAGGTTCTCGCCGAAGCCATCCTCGCACTGTGA
- a CDS encoding DUF1161 domain-containing protein, which translates to MKKLMVALGLLSLAGGAFAAGKPCEELKSEIAAKLDAKGVSGYSLEIVDKGAATDGKVVGTCESGTKEIVYKRG; encoded by the coding sequence ATGAAAAAGTTGATGGTGGCCCTGGGTTTGCTGAGCCTTGCGGGTGGTGCATTTGCGGCCGGTAAGCCCTGTGAGGAGCTGAAAAGCGAAATCGCAGCGAAGCTCGATGCCAAGGGCGTGTCAGGTTATTCGCTGGAAATTGTCGATAAAGGCGCAGCGACTGACGGAAAAGTCGTCGGTACCTGTGAGAGCGGTACGAAGGAAATCGTCTACAAGCGCGGCTGA
- the trpB gene encoding tryptophan synthase subunit beta, giving the protein MTQSTTPFNLRSGPDANGLFGAFGGRYVAETLMPLILDLAREYEVAKEDPAFLEELAYFQRDYVGRPSPLYFAERLTEYCGGAKIYLKREELNHTGAHKINNCIGQILLARRMGKKRIIAETGAGMHGVATATVAARFGLDCVIYMGTTDIERQQANVFRMKLLGAEVIPVVAGTGTLKDAMNEALRDWVTNVDSTFYLIGTVAGPHPYPAMVRDFQAVIGKETRTQLQAQEGRLPDSLVACIGGGSNAMGLFHPFLDDKSVEIIGVEAAGYGIETGKHAASLNGGVPGVLHGNRTFLLQDEDGQIIDAHSISAGLDYPGIGPEHAWLHDIGRVQYTSVTDAEALEAFHKCCRLEGIIPALESAHALAEVFKRAPNLPKDHLMVVNLSGRGDKDMQTVMHHMEQSQQEKH; this is encoded by the coding sequence ATGACCCAGTCTACGACCCCCTTCAACCTGCGCAGTGGTCCCGACGCGAACGGCCTGTTCGGTGCGTTCGGTGGCCGCTATGTGGCCGAAACCCTCATGCCGCTGATCCTCGACCTGGCCCGCGAATACGAAGTGGCGAAGGAAGATCCGGCGTTCCTCGAAGAATTGGCCTACTTCCAGCGTGACTACGTCGGACGTCCGAGCCCACTCTACTTCGCCGAGCGCCTGACCGAATACTGCGGCGGCGCCAAGATCTATCTCAAGCGTGAAGAGCTCAACCACACCGGCGCGCACAAGATCAACAACTGCATCGGCCAGATCCTGTTGGCGCGGCGCATGGGCAAAAAACGCATCATCGCCGAGACCGGGGCCGGCATGCACGGCGTGGCGACCGCCACCGTGGCCGCACGTTTCGGTCTGGATTGCGTGATCTATATGGGCACCACCGACATCGAGCGCCAGCAGGCCAACGTGTTCCGCATGAAACTGCTGGGTGCCGAAGTAATCCCGGTGGTCGCCGGCACCGGCACGCTGAAGGATGCAATGAACGAGGCCTTGCGTGACTGGGTCACCAACGTCGACAGCACGTTCTACCTGATCGGCACCGTGGCTGGCCCGCACCCTTACCCGGCGATGGTTCGCGACTTCCAGGCCGTGATCGGCAAGGAAACCCGCACTCAACTGCAAGCCCAGGAAGGTCGCCTGCCCGATAGCCTGGTGGCATGCATCGGTGGCGGCTCCAACGCCATGGGCCTGTTCCATCCATTCCTGGACGACAAGAGCGTTGAAATCATCGGCGTCGAAGCCGCAGGTTATGGCATCGAGACCGGTAAACACGCGGCGAGCCTGAACGGCGGGGTCCCGGGTGTACTGCACGGCAACCGCACTTTCCTGTTGCAGGACGAAGATGGTCAGATCATCGATGCCCATTCGATCTCCGCGGGCCTCGATTACCCGGGTATCGGCCCGGAACACGCCTGGTTGCACGACATTGGCCGCGTCCAATACACCTCGGTCACCGACGCCGAAGCCCTGGAAGCCTTTCACAAATGCTGTCGCCTGGAAGGGATTATTCCTGCACTGGAAAGCGCCCATGCCTTGGCTGAAGTATTCAAGCGCGCACCGAACCTGCCCAAAGATCACCTGATGGTGGTCAACCTGTCCGGTCGCGGCGACAAAGACATGCAAACCGTGATGCACCACATGGAACAGTCCCAGCAGGAGAAACACTGA
- the trpA gene encoding tryptophan synthase subunit alpha — translation MSRLQTRFAELKEQNRAALVTFVTAGDPDYDTSLAILKGLPAAGADVIELGMPFTDPMADGPAIQLANIRALGAQQNLAKTLQMVRQFREGNTETPLVLMGYFNPIHRYGVQRFIGEALDSGVDGLIVVDMPPEHNSELCEPAQAAGLDFIRLTTPTTDDVRLPTVLNGSSGFVYYVSVAGVTGAGAATLEHVEEAVARLRRHTDLPISIGFGIRTPEQAAAIARLADGVVVGSALIDHIANADTSEQAIDGVLSLCAALADGVRKARVS, via the coding sequence ATGAGCCGCCTGCAAACCCGTTTTGCCGAACTCAAGGAACAGAACCGCGCCGCCCTGGTGACTTTCGTCACGGCTGGCGACCCGGACTACGACACTTCGCTGGCAATCCTCAAGGGGCTGCCGGCGGCTGGTGCCGACGTGATCGAGTTGGGCATGCCGTTCACCGATCCGATGGCCGATGGCCCAGCAATCCAGTTAGCGAACATTCGCGCCCTGGGTGCCCAGCAGAACCTGGCGAAAACCTTGCAGATGGTTCGCCAGTTCCGTGAAGGCAATACCGAGACGCCGCTGGTGTTGATGGGCTACTTCAACCCAATCCACCGCTACGGCGTGCAGCGATTCATTGGCGAGGCACTGGACTCTGGTGTGGATGGCCTGATCGTTGTGGACATGCCGCCCGAGCACAACAGCGAACTGTGTGAACCGGCCCAGGCCGCCGGCCTGGACTTCATCCGCCTGACCACGCCAACCACCGATGACGTGCGTTTGCCGACTGTGCTCAACGGCAGTTCGGGCTTTGTGTATTACGTGTCGGTGGCGGGTGTCACCGGCGCTGGCGCCGCGACGCTGGAACATGTGGAAGAAGCCGTGGCGCGTCTGCGTCGTCACACCGATTTGCCGATCAGTATCGGTTTCGGCATTCGTACGCCGGAGCAGGCCGCTGCCATAGCCCGGTTGGCCGACGGCGTGGTGGTGGGCTCGGCGCTGATCGACCATATCGCCAATGCCGATACGTCGGAACAGGCGATTGATGGCGTGTTGAGCTTGTGTGCCGCCCTGGCTGATGGTGTGCGCAAGGCACGTGTCAGCTGA